The following are encoded together in the Poseidonibacter lekithochrous genome:
- a CDS encoding esterase/lipase family protein: MKFDLAVNKYNQSTIKGNILKNQKSTKNIYVILYKHIKGNVKSETSYKLIDFSSHSNSNKFEFNVTEGTYFLYACQNLEVLKQKRFAYEYYSNLIKLKTNETVNLDIKLSNDEIEVSDDNILIASLGQKGIFDKFGEVRETKIEDTIFDRKKAIIGLWKPLEFFSKYGGGLYLLDKFSEDKTPILFVHGMSGTPRDFEFLIKSLDKTKYLPMVYFYPTGINLNYAVDGLKYSFEKLRNKYEINDINIIAHSMGGLVSRGFINVYGDKIDIKSFSTIATPWNGQKFAEYGKNIVPSFSNMAPGSAFQTNILNKNLPKSLNHYLFFAYKGKNSLILDSSNDGVISLSSQLFEKAQEKAALVYGFNETHVSILKSELLSLYLKEIISK; this comes from the coding sequence TTGAAGTTTGATCTTGCTGTAAATAAATATAATCAAAGTACCATTAAAGGTAATATATTAAAAAATCAAAAAAGTACAAAAAATATATATGTAATTTTGTATAAACATATTAAGGGAAATGTAAAAAGTGAAACTAGTTATAAACTAATAGATTTTTCTTCTCATTCAAACTCTAATAAATTTGAATTCAATGTTACTGAAGGAACGTATTTTTTATATGCTTGTCAAAATTTAGAAGTCTTAAAACAAAAACGTTTTGCTTATGAATATTACTCTAATTTAATAAAACTAAAAACAAATGAAACTGTAAATTTAGATATCAAATTATCAAATGATGAGATAGAAGTATCAGATGATAATATATTAATTGCTTCTCTTGGTCAAAAAGGAATTTTTGATAAGTTTGGGGAAGTACGAGAGACAAAAATCGAAGATACTATTTTCGATAGAAAAAAAGCTATTATTGGTTTATGGAAGCCTTTAGAATTCTTCTCTAAGTATGGAGGAGGGTTATATTTATTAGATAAATTTAGTGAAGATAAAACACCAATTTTATTTGTTCATGGTATGAGTGGAACACCTAGGGATTTTGAATTTTTAATTAAAAGTTTAGATAAGACAAAATACTTGCCTATGGTTTATTTTTATCCTACTGGTATAAACCTAAACTATGCAGTTGATGGATTAAAGTACTCATTTGAAAAATTAAGAAATAAGTATGAAATAAATGATATTAATATTATTGCTCATAGTATGGGTGGTTTAGTATCTAGAGGTTTTATTAATGTTTATGGAGATAAAATTGATATAAAAAGTTTCTCAACTATTGCTACTCCTTGGAATGGTCAAAAGTTTGCAGAATATGGAAAAAATATCGTACCATCTTTTTCTAATATGGCACCAGGAAGTGCTTTTCAAACTAATATTTTAAATAAGAATTTACCAAAATCTTTGAACCATTATTTATTTTTTGCATATAAGGGTAAAAACTCTTTAATTCTTGATAGTAGTAATGATGGAGTTATTTCATTAAGTAGTCAATTATTTGAAAAAGCACAAGAAAAAGCAGCTTTAGTATATGGTTTTAATGAGACCCATGTAAGTATATTAAAATCAGAACTTTTAAGTCTGTATTTAAAAGAAATAATTAGTAAATAG
- a CDS encoding chaperone NapD produces MNISSIVVQTLPKYLDEVVESLKNCDVCDYHLHDEKGRIIITIEGAGVEEELKKLKVVENIPHVASADMQMAYSEDELSDHMEVLDNAEIVPKVLNDKDVDPRDIVYNGDLKKKDLEGFARTFDKTGKDK; encoded by the coding sequence ATGAATATTTCTAGCATTGTAGTACAAACTTTACCAAAATATTTAGACGAAGTTGTTGAGTCATTAAAAAACTGTGATGTATGTGATTACCATTTACATGATGAAAAAGGAAGAATCATCATCACTATTGAAGGTGCTGGTGTAGAAGAAGAATTAAAGAAACTAAAAGTAGTTGAAAATATTCCTCATGTTGCAAGTGCTGATATGCAAATGGCATATAGTGAAGACGAATTAAGTGATCATATGGAAGTACTTGATAACGCTGAAATTGTTCCTAAAGTATTAAATGATAAAGATGTTGATCCAAGAGATATCGTTTATAATGGAGATTTAAAGAAAAAAGATTTAGAAGGTTTTGCAAGAACTTTTGATAAAACTGGTAAAGATAAATAA
- a CDS encoding ferredoxin-type protein NapF, with product MKRRELFSSLASSVKNEKKQEKIIRPPYFEDESVFLTNCIECDGICSTVCEENIIIMQEDKTPKLDFTNSGCTYCDECANACPHDVLLLENKKNIDAKIEIDVLKCLSWNQTMCFSCKDPCLDDAIEFIAMFRPEIQDSCTSCGYCIKTCPVDAIKIV from the coding sequence ATGAAAAGAAGAGAGCTATTTAGCTCTCTTGCTTCATCCGTTAAAAACGAAAAGAAGCAAGAGAAGATAATAAGACCCCCATATTTTGAAGACGAATCTGTTTTTTTGACTAACTGTATAGAATGTGATGGAATATGTAGTACAGTTTGTGAAGAAAATATCATAATCATGCAAGAAGATAAAACTCCTAAATTAGACTTTACTAATAGTGGTTGTACTTATTGTGATGAGTGTGCAAATGCATGTCCCCATGATGTTTTATTACTTGAAAATAAAAAAAATATAGATGCTAAAATAGAGATAGATGTATTAAAATGTTTATCATGGAATCAAACAATGTGTTTCTCTTGTAAAGATCCTTGTTTAGATGATGCAATTGAGTTTATTGCTATGTTTAGACCAGAAATACAAGATAGTTGTACATCATGTGGCTACTGTATTAAAACTTGCCCAGTAGATGCTATAAAAATAGTATAA
- a CDS encoding nitrate reductase cytochrome c-type subunit encodes MKFSKLTISIAAIAAVFTVGCATAAKTVSEESLGLRKTDLYSESTTTGDKTLYSKDAAGGSKKIARAFQDAPPMIPHDTEGMLPITIDNNQCTMCHEPTVAPSMGATPIPKSHFMDFRPKHNFDGKTFTKSVDNMKNEVSVKPISQLAGARFNCSQCHAPQSTGKLAVENDFEAAYTRENGAFKSSWDEVILDDLDTLKK; translated from the coding sequence ATGAAGTTCAGTAAATTAACAATTTCAATTGCAGCCATCGCAGCAGTATTTACTGTTGGATGCGCTACAGCAGCAAAAACAGTAAGTGAAGAATCTTTAGGGTTAAGAAAGACAGATTTATATTCTGAATCTACTACAACTGGTGATAAAACACTATATAGTAAAGATGCAGCAGGTGGTTCTAAGAAAATTGCTAGAGCATTCCAAGATGCGCCACCAATGATTCCTCATGATACTGAAGGTATGTTACCAATTACTATTGATAACAACCAATGTACTATGTGTCACGAACCAACAGTTGCACCATCAATGGGAGCAACTCCAATTCCAAAGTCTCACTTTATGGACTTTAGACCAAAACACAACTTTGATGGTAAAACATTTACTAAATCAGTTGATAACATGAAAAATGAAGTTTCTGTTAAACCAATTTCACAATTAGCGGGTGCAAGATTCAATTGTAGCCAATGTCATGCTCCTCAAAGTACTGGTAAATTAGCTGTAGAAAATGATTTCGAAGCTGCTTATACTAGAGAAAATGGTGCATTCAAATCAAGCTGGGATGAAGTAATCCTAGACGATTTAGATACATTAAAAAAGTAA
- the napH gene encoding quinol dehydrogenase ferredoxin subunit NapH, whose product MKTFFSKYRYLLARRIVQVSIMVLYVIANIYGINVLMGNLSSSLLMGVIPLSDPYAVLQIFATGAVLSFDVLLGALIIVLFYMTVGGRAFCSWVCPVNMITDLANYLRRKFGFNQVQKKQPASRNIRYWVIVISLVISFLMGVAAFELISPISMVHRGIIFGFGFGWAAILVIFLFDLFVLKNGWCGHICPLGGAYSLIGKFSFIRVHHNVDNCTECMKCKEVCPEVQVLSMITKESKPVLGAECTNCARCIEVCDDDALNFSIKNLKKERQNEVQ is encoded by the coding sequence ATGAAAACATTTTTTTCAAAATATAGATACCTTCTTGCTAGAAGAATTGTTCAAGTTTCGATTATGGTTTTATATGTAATAGCAAATATATATGGAATTAACGTATTAATGGGGAACTTAAGTTCGTCTCTTCTTATGGGTGTTATACCTTTAAGTGACCCTTATGCCGTTTTACAAATATTTGCGACAGGTGCAGTATTATCATTTGATGTGCTTTTAGGTGCTTTAATCATTGTTTTGTTTTATATGACAGTTGGTGGAAGAGCTTTTTGTTCTTGGGTATGTCCGGTAAATATGATTACGGACTTAGCAAACTACCTAAGAAGAAAATTTGGTTTTAATCAAGTTCAAAAAAAGCAACCAGCTTCTAGAAATATAAGATACTGGGTTATTGTTATAAGTTTAGTTATCTCATTTTTAATGGGAGTAGCAGCGTTTGAGTTAATATCGCCGATCTCTATGGTTCATAGAGGTATTATTTTCGGCTTTGGTTTTGGCTGGGCAGCAATACTTGTAATATTTCTTTTTGATTTGTTTGTTTTAAAAAATGGCTGGTGTGGTCATATATGTCCTCTTGGTGGAGCTTATTCACTAATAGGGAAGTTTAGTTTTATTAGAGTTCATCATAATGTTGATAACTGTACAGAATGTATGAAATGTAAAGAAGTTTGTCCGGAAGTTCAAGTTCTTTCAATGATTACAAAAGAATCAAAACCTGTATTAGGTGCTGAGTGTACAAATTGTGCAAGATGTATAGAAGTTTGTGATGATGATGCTCTTAATTTTTCAATAAAAAATTTAAAGAAGGAAAGACAAAATGAAGTTCAGTAA
- the napG gene encoding ferredoxin-type protein NapG, which yields MKAQAKEPMSDRRKFFLKIARTTGLAVLGALTWSAYVDEVKATELILRPPAALNEEDFLATCIKCGICVEACPFDTLKLAKPGENKPLGTPYFEPRDTPCYMCPDIPCVPVCPTGALDIKSVQNEKKELDINKADMGVAVVDDNSCIAFWGIQCDACYRACPLLGEAISVEYTKNPRTGKHAFLKPIVHADVCTGCGLCEQACVTEKAAIFVLPRKVAEGRAGDYYIKGWDKNDEKRLENATSEENITGINEKSALDSLNSSMEDLY from the coding sequence ATGAAAGCGCAAGCAAAAGAACCTATGAGTGACAGAAGAAAGTTTTTCCTAAAGATTGCTAGAACAACAGGTCTAGCAGTTTTAGGAGCACTTACTTGGAGTGCCTATGTTGATGAAGTTAAAGCAACTGAGTTAATACTAAGACCTCCAGCTGCACTGAATGAGGAAGATTTTCTTGCAACATGTATTAAGTGTGGGATTTGTGTAGAAGCTTGTCCCTTTGATACACTTAAGCTAGCCAAACCAGGTGAGAATAAACCTCTTGGAACTCCTTATTTCGAGCCAAGAGACACTCCTTGTTATATGTGTCCAGATATTCCTTGTGTTCCGGTTTGTCCCACTGGAGCACTTGATATAAAATCTGTGCAAAATGAGAAAAAAGAGCTAGATATAAACAAAGCCGATATGGGTGTTGCAGTTGTTGATGATAATAGTTGTATTGCTTTTTGGGGTATTCAATGTGATGCTTGTTACAGAGCTTGTCCACTTTTAGGAGAAGCTATATCTGTAGAGTACACAAAGAACCCTAGAACAGGTAAACATGCCTTTTTAAAACCTATTGTTCATGCTGATGTATGTACAGGGTGTGGGTTATGTGAACAAGCCTGTGTAACAGAAAAAGCAGCAATTTTTGTACTTCCTAGAAAAGTTGCCGAAGGCAGAGCTGGGGATTATTACATCAAGGGCTGGGATAAAAATGATGAGAAAAGACTTGAAAACGCAACAAGTGAAGAAAATATCACTGGTATTAATGAAAAGTCTGCACTGGATTCTTTAAATAGTTCAATGGAGGATTTATACTAA
- the napA gene encoding nitrate reductase catalytic subunit NapA: MSLSRRDFLKSSAAASAAAAIGMNVPSELEAKANAAEGGWRWDKAACRFCGTGCGIMMATKNGKIVAVKGDPAAPVNRGLNCIKGYFNAKIMYGADRLKQPLLRVNAKGEFDKKGNFAPVSWERAFDEMEVNIKKALKASGPEGVGVFSSGQYTVMEGYAAQKMMKGGFRSNAFDPNARHCMASAVVGFYQTFGVDEPSGCYDDIELTDTILTWGSNMAEMHPILWSRVTDRKLSDPKKVKIINLSTYRHRTSDIADIEIIFKPNSDLALWNYIAREIVYNNPEAIDWKFIKEHIVFAASPVNMGYGMRRKGEKSLVEGKYTDKEMETISKEMEKVVSKDEAPALAPYGYKEGDVMVNKPAGLKHWEISFEEYKKALEPYTAEYTTQISKGNPDESDADFMKKIKEMADLYIEKSRKVVSFWTMGMNQHTRGTWVNTLAYNVHFLLNKQAKPGSGAFSLTGQPSACGTAREVGTFTHRLPADMMVKNGKHRKIVENSWQVPNGTINPVGNQHIMKIHRDIEDGVIKFAWVNVCNPYQDSASASHWIKAAREMDNFIVTSDGYPGISAKVSDLILPSAMMYEKWGAYGNAERRTQHWRQQVVPVGDSMSDMWQWVELSKRFTVKDVWGEYTLRGGKKLPDVIAKAKKMGYDENTTMYDILFANDRAKAFKISQDDPIQAGYDNTDGVGDARNVVGSDGKVFKGYGFFIQKYLFEEYADFTRGHAHDLADFDTYHKVRGLKWPVVDGKETQWRFNTKYDPYAKKASPDSDFAFYGKLAKKLAQGDLNGIKDKNKKSLKNKAKIFARPYMDYPEMPDTDYPVWLSTGRVLEHWHSGTMTMRVPELYRAVPEALCYMHPEDAKKYDVKQGALCWVESRRGKVKARVETRGRNRPSRGLVFVPWFDEKVFINKVCLDATCPQSKQTDFKKCAVKIYKA, translated from the coding sequence ATGTCGCTTTCAAGAAGAGATTTTCTAAAGAGCTCGGCAGCCGCATCAGCAGCAGCAGCTATTGGTATGAACGTACCAAGTGAGTTAGAGGCAAAAGCTAACGCAGCCGAAGGTGGTTGGAGATGGGACAAGGCAGCTTGTAGATTCTGTGGTACTGGATGTGGTATCATGATGGCAACGAAAAATGGTAAGATCGTTGCAGTAAAAGGGGATCCAGCAGCACCTGTAAATAGAGGACTTAACTGTATCAAGGGATACTTTAATGCAAAAATCATGTATGGTGCAGATAGATTAAAGCAACCATTACTAAGAGTTAATGCTAAAGGTGAATTTGATAAAAAAGGTAACTTTGCACCTGTTTCATGGGAAAGAGCATTTGATGAGATGGAAGTTAACATCAAAAAAGCACTTAAGGCATCTGGTCCTGAAGGTGTTGGTGTATTCAGTTCTGGACAGTATACTGTTATGGAAGGTTATGCCGCTCAAAAGATGATGAAAGGTGGATTCAGATCGAATGCATTCGATCCAAATGCTAGACACTGTATGGCATCTGCCGTTGTTGGTTTCTACCAAACATTTGGTGTTGATGAGCCTTCTGGATGTTACGATGATATCGAGTTAACTGATACTATCTTAACTTGGGGATCAAACATGGCAGAAATGCACCCTATTTTATGGTCAAGAGTTACTGATAGAAAACTATCTGATCCTAAAAAAGTTAAAATCATTAACTTATCAACATACAGACACAGAACATCTGATATTGCTGATATCGAAATTATCTTCAAGCCAAACTCTGACTTAGCATTATGGAACTATATTGCTAGAGAGATTGTATATAACAACCCTGAAGCGATTGATTGGAAGTTCATTAAAGAACATATCGTATTCGCAGCTTCTCCAGTAAACATGGGTTACGGTATGAGAAGAAAAGGTGAGAAATCACTTGTTGAAGGTAAATATACTGATAAAGAAATGGAAACTATTTCTAAAGAAATGGAAAAAGTAGTTTCTAAAGATGAAGCACCTGCATTAGCACCTTACGGTTATAAAGAAGGTGATGTAATGGTTAATAAGCCAGCTGGATTAAAACACTGGGAAATTTCTTTTGAAGAATACAAAAAAGCATTAGAACCATATACAGCTGAATATACAACTCAAATTTCTAAAGGTAACCCTGACGAATCTGACGCGGACTTCATGAAAAAAATCAAAGAAATGGCTGACTTATATATTGAGAAATCAAGAAAAGTAGTTTCTTTCTGGACTATGGGTATGAACCAACATACAAGAGGTACGTGGGTTAATACATTAGCATACAACGTTCACTTCTTATTAAATAAACAAGCTAAGCCAGGTTCTGGAGCATTCTCATTAACAGGTCAACCATCTGCTTGTGGTACTGCTAGAGAAGTTGGAACATTTACACATAGATTACCAGCAGATATGATGGTAAAAAATGGTAAACATAGAAAAATTGTTGAAAATTCATGGCAAGTTCCAAACGGAACTATTAACCCAGTTGGAAACCAACACATCATGAAAATCCATAGAGATATTGAAGATGGTGTTATTAAATTTGCATGGGTAAATGTTTGTAATCCTTACCAAGATTCAGCTTCTGCATCTCACTGGATTAAAGCAGCTAGAGAAATGGATAACTTCATTGTAACTTCTGATGGGTACCCAGGTATCTCTGCAAAAGTTTCTGACCTTATTTTACCATCAGCAATGATGTATGAAAAATGGGGAGCTTACGGTAATGCTGAAAGAAGAACTCAACACTGGAGACAACAAGTTGTACCAGTTGGTGATTCAATGTCAGATATGTGGCAATGGGTTGAGTTATCAAAAAGATTTACTGTTAAAGATGTATGGGGTGAATATACATTAAGAGGTGGTAAAAAACTTCCAGATGTAATCGCTAAAGCTAAGAAAATGGGTTACGATGAAAATACAACTATGTATGACATTTTATTCGCAAATGATAGAGCTAAAGCATTCAAAATATCTCAAGATGATCCTATCCAAGCTGGATATGATAATACTGATGGTGTTGGTGATGCAAGAAACGTTGTTGGTTCTGACGGTAAAGTATTTAAAGGATACGGATTCTTTATTCAAAAATACTTATTCGAAGAGTATGCAGACTTTACAAGAGGTCATGCACACGATTTAGCTGACTTTGATACTTACCACAAAGTAAGAGGATTAAAATGGCCAGTTGTTGATGGTAAAGAAACTCAATGGAGATTTAATACTAAATACGATCCTTATGCTAAAAAAGCAAGTCCAGATAGTGACTTCGCATTCTATGGTAAATTAGCTAAGAAATTAGCTCAAGGTGACTTAAACGGTATTAAAGATAAAAACAAAAAATCTTTAAAAAACAAAGCGAAAATCTTTGCTAGACCTTATATGGATTACCCAGAAATGCCAGATACTGATTACCCAGTATGGTTATCAACAGGTAGAGTATTAGAGCACTGGCATTCAGGAACAATGACTATGAGAGTTCCAGAATTATACAGAGCAGTACCAGAAGCATTATGTTACATGCATCCAGAAGATGCTAAGAAATATGATGTTAAACAAGGTGCTTTATGTTGGGTTGAGTCTAGAAGAGGAAAAGTTAAAGCTAGAGTTGAAACTAGAGGTAGAAATAGACCTTCTAGAGGACTAGTATTTGTTCCTTGGTTCGATGAGAAAGTATTTATTAACAAAGTTTGTTTAGATGCTACTTGTCCACAGTCAAAACAAACAGACTTTAAAAAATGTGCGGTAAAAATTTATAAAGCATAA
- a CDS encoding precorrin-2 dehydrogenase/sirohydrochlorin ferrochelatase family protein, translating to MSYFPAFINFENKKILIVGAGKIAFSKLTHLLEFSSNIAVLSNDFNTEIENTIKENNLEALKKNYQSSDLDGYDIVIAALDNIEIQKLIYEDSRKQNCLCNCVDLPKLCDFIFPAYIKKGDLTIAISTNGNSPAVSKQLRIYLEKLIPNSITNFLEEMKEYRNTMPKGIERMKFLEQKAKSYFSSLK from the coding sequence GTGTCATATTTTCCTGCTTTTATTAACTTTGAAAATAAAAAAATATTAATTGTTGGTGCTGGAAAAATAGCATTTTCAAAATTAACTCACTTATTAGAATTCAGCTCTAATATTGCAGTCCTATCTAATGACTTTAATACTGAAATAGAAAATACAATAAAAGAAAATAATCTAGAAGCTTTAAAGAAAAATTATCAATCAAGTGATTTAGATGGATATGATATTGTAATTGCAGCCTTAGATAATATAGAAATCCAAAAACTAATTTATGAAGATTCAAGAAAACAAAACTGCTTATGTAATTGTGTTGATTTACCTAAACTATGTGATTTTATATTTCCTGCTTATATTAAAAAAGGAGATTTAACAATTGCTATTTCTACAAATGGAAACTCACCTGCTGTTTCAAAACAATTAAGAATCTATTTAGAGAAACTAATTCCAAATTCAATAACAAACTTTTTAGAAGAGATGAAAGAGTATAGAAATACAATGCCAAAAGGTATTGAGAGAATGAAATTTTTAGAGCAAAAAGCAAAAAGTTATTTTTCTTCTTTAAAATAG
- a CDS encoding LysE family translocator translates to MDFINLALLAVFIPTFFVVSITPGMCMTLSLSMGMSIGLRKTLYMMYGELVGVGLVATASVIGVATIMLKYPSIFLVLKYGGGAYLFYLGIQMWLSRGKMALNLDDCQYNISKKNLMMQGFITAIANPKGWAFFIALLPPFIDDSLPMGSQLTVLIFMILLLEFTCLIIYASGGKTLRKLLQNSSNVRLINKIAGTLMMGIGVWLAFG, encoded by the coding sequence TTGGACTTTATTAACCTAGCTTTATTAGCTGTATTTATTCCCACTTTTTTTGTAGTTTCTATTACCCCTGGAATGTGTATGACTCTATCTCTTAGTATGGGCATGAGTATTGGATTGAGAAAAACACTTTATATGATGTATGGAGAATTAGTAGGAGTTGGACTTGTTGCAACTGCTTCTGTAATTGGTGTTGCTACTATTATGCTTAAGTATCCTAGTATTTTCTTAGTACTTAAATATGGTGGGGGAGCATATCTATTTTATCTTGGTATTCAAATGTGGTTATCACGTGGAAAAATGGCTTTAAATCTTGATGATTGCCAGTATAATATTTCAAAGAAAAACCTAATGATGCAAGGATTTATAACAGCTATTGCTAATCCAAAAGGTTGGGCATTTTTTATAGCATTACTTCCACCTTTTATTGATGATTCTTTACCTATGGGTTCTCAATTAACAGTTTTAATTTTTATGATTTTACTTTTGGAGTTTACTTGTTTGATTATTTATGCAAGTGGTGGTAAGACTTTACGTAAGTTATTACAAAATAGCTCAAACGTAAGATTAATAAATAAAATTGCAGGAACTTTAATGATGGGAATAGGGGTATGGTTAGCCTTTGGCTAA